A region of Beijerinckia sp. 28-YEA-48 DNA encodes the following proteins:
- a CDS encoding branched-chain amino acid ABC transporter permease, producing MTPDIAAILGVDGIATGAIYVLVAIGTVLIFTVTRVIFIPFGDIAAFTALTLAALDTGQVPGTIGLLAGLACLATVIEVTSLVRKQDYREIPSALLYYLVIPLAIALAVRLLIPLAPPLPVRLAMALLLILPIAPLLDRIVFRPIADGTVLLLLIVSVALHFALVGLGLLFFGPEGVRTEPLTSYHLDVAGIILSGQTILIVVAAVVFSALLFLFFDFTLVGKSLRATAVNRTGARLMGIRPARAGTVAYLLGSLMAGVSGILIAPVNTIFYDSGFLIGLKAFVGAIIGGLSSYPGTAIGALFVGILESFASFQSSAFKDVIVFSMLIPILIWRSLATLHSEEEVDE from the coding sequence ATGACGCCTGATATTGCGGCGATCCTTGGTGTAGATGGCATCGCGACCGGTGCCATCTACGTTCTGGTCGCGATCGGTACCGTTCTCATCTTCACCGTCACACGCGTGATCTTCATTCCGTTTGGAGACATCGCCGCCTTCACGGCGCTGACGCTCGCGGCTCTGGATACGGGGCAGGTTCCCGGCACGATTGGCCTTCTGGCCGGCCTTGCCTGCCTCGCCACGGTCATTGAAGTCACGTCGTTGGTCCGCAAACAGGACTATCGCGAGATCCCAAGCGCCTTACTGTATTATCTGGTCATACCGCTGGCCATCGCGCTGGCCGTGCGGCTGCTCATCCCATTGGCGCCGCCTCTGCCGGTTCGCCTCGCCATGGCGCTGCTGCTCATCCTGCCGATCGCGCCCCTGCTCGATCGCATCGTCTTCCGCCCCATCGCCGATGGAACAGTGCTGCTGCTGCTGATCGTCTCCGTCGCGCTACACTTTGCTCTGGTAGGGCTGGGACTGTTGTTCTTTGGCCCGGAGGGGGTGCGCACCGAGCCGCTGACGTCCTACCATCTCGACGTCGCCGGCATCATCCTGTCGGGCCAGACGATCCTCATCGTGGTCGCGGCGGTCGTCTTCAGCGCGCTGCTGTTCCTGTTCTTCGATTTTACGCTGGTGGGCAAATCGCTGCGCGCCACGGCGGTCAATCGCACGGGCGCGCGGCTGATGGGTATTCGACCGGCCCGCGCCGGCACGGTCGCTTATCTTCTTGGTTCGCTGATGGCCGGCGTCTCGGGCATTCTGATCGCGCCGGTCAACACCATCTTCTACGACTCCGGCTTCCTCATCGGCCTGAAAGCCTTTGTCGGCGCCATCATCGGCGGATTGAGCAGCTATCCCGGAACCGCGATCGGCGCCCTGTTCGTCGGCATTCTGGAAAGCTTCGCCTCTTTCCAAAGCAGCGCCTTCAAGGACGTGATCGTTTTCTCCATGCTGATTCCCATCCTCATCTGGCGATCCCTCGCGACGCTCCATTCGGAAGAGGAAGTTGACGAATGA
- a CDS encoding alpha/beta hydrolase produces MLHQTPRSWDEYRDVLPLLGRSFRVTAMDTPGFGASQSLPPGQVSIENWARAALSLLDELGIVEAAVVGHHTGAAIALEIAAAAPQRVSALVLSACPFVDATRREKHGNAQVIDDVDIRADGAHLAELWRRRQPFYPIGDTALLSRFMIDALRAGPLAAEGHRAVNRYVMEARIGAVRCPTLVLAPCLDPHAYPAASRVAQAITGSVLRDVEGAMVPFPDQMPETFASLVRDFIGQQRRAAV; encoded by the coding sequence TTGCTGCACCAAACGCCGCGTTCGTGGGACGAGTATCGCGATGTTCTGCCGTTGCTGGGACGATCGTTTCGCGTCACCGCGATGGACACGCCGGGCTTCGGTGCATCGCAGAGCTTGCCGCCGGGACAGGTGTCCATCGAGAATTGGGCGCGCGCAGCGCTCTCCCTGCTCGATGAACTTGGCATTGTTGAAGCTGCTGTTGTCGGCCATCACACCGGTGCGGCGATCGCACTGGAGATCGCCGCCGCCGCGCCGCAGCGTGTGAGCGCTTTGGTTCTTTCGGCCTGTCCGTTCGTCGATGCCACGCGACGTGAAAAGCATGGCAACGCTCAAGTCATCGACGACGTCGACATACGCGCCGATGGCGCCCATCTGGCCGAGTTGTGGCGTCGGCGCCAGCCGTTCTATCCCATTGGCGATACGGCGCTTCTGAGCCGTTTCATGATCGATGCCCTGCGCGCCGGGCCTTTGGCTGCCGAAGGCCACAGGGCCGTCAATCGCTATGTGATGGAAGCGCGCATTGGCGCGGTGCGTTGCCCGACGCTTGTTCTGGCCCCATGCCTCGATCCGCATGCCTATCCGGCCGCGTCCCGCGTCGCTCAGGCGATCACGGGGAGCGTTTTGCGGGATGTCGAAGGCGCGATGGTGCCATTTCCAGATCAGATGCCCGAGACGTTCGCCTCTCTGGTGCGAGATTTCATCGGGCAGCAACGGCGGGCTGCAGTCTGA
- a CDS encoding SDR family oxidoreductase, translating into MKAKKAERKLAVVTGGSVGIGAAICQALLAANYDVASLDRQKPDWSHVRLKAIDIDLLDAAATEQVATELARSAPVSHFVHNAGIILPNLVEAASPEDLVTLTRLHLAAPLVLLKAFLPGFKARREGRVILISSRAALGVVTRTAYSATKAGIIGMGRTWALELAPHGITVNMVAPGPIGTTQMFQELVPAGSDLESAIAKSIPAGRLGSPEDVANAVLFFAQPQSSFVTGQVLYVCGGASVGVSPV; encoded by the coding sequence ATGAAAGCAAAGAAGGCGGAACGCAAGTTAGCGGTGGTGACTGGCGGCAGTGTCGGGATCGGCGCCGCCATATGTCAAGCGCTCCTCGCCGCCAATTACGACGTCGCGTCGCTCGATCGGCAGAAGCCGGATTGGTCGCACGTGCGGCTGAAGGCCATCGACATCGATCTCTTGGACGCGGCCGCGACAGAACAGGTGGCAACTGAATTGGCGCGCTCGGCCCCAGTCAGTCATTTCGTCCACAATGCCGGTATCATCCTGCCCAATCTCGTCGAGGCGGCGAGCCCCGAGGATCTTGTCACGCTCACCCGGCTGCATCTTGCCGCTCCGTTGGTTCTCCTCAAGGCGTTTCTTCCTGGCTTCAAGGCGCGGCGTGAGGGGCGCGTGATCCTTATTTCCTCGCGCGCCGCCCTTGGCGTCGTCACCCGCACTGCCTATTCCGCCACCAAGGCTGGGATTATCGGCATGGGCCGCACCTGGGCGCTGGAACTGGCGCCACACGGCATCACCGTGAATATGGTGGCGCCGGGGCCGATCGGCACGACGCAGATGTTTCAGGAGCTTGTGCCCGCCGGCAGCGATCTGGAAAGCGCCATCGCCAAATCCATCCCCGCCGGGCGTCTGGGGTCGCCGGAAGATGTGGCCAATGCGGTTTTGTTCTTCGCCCAACCGCAATCGAGCTTTGTCACCGGCCAGGTGCTCTATGTCTGTGGTGGAGCCAGCGTCGGCGTTTCGCCGGTCTGA
- a CDS encoding thiolase family protein encodes MSGFLRRPYDQVVVAAPVTIPYARYSIKSAHWWIGRALKALTEAAGITPRDIDGFCVSSFTLGMDTGIGLTQHFGLCVRWLDHIPLGGASAIAALRRAARAVEAHDADIIACVAGDTNHVDSFRRTLENFSRFSSDAVYPHGAGGANGSFALIARNYMRTYGVEREDLGRIAVSQRANALRNPHALMKAPLTLDQYMAARPIADPIHLFDCVMPCAGAEAFLVMREETAKALGITGAKLLGTIERHNAFGNDPMQVRGGWAMDIDELYAMAGVKPQDLDFVQTYDDYPVISMMQFEDLGFCKKGEGAAFVRQHDLTIDGDFPHNTSGGQLSAGQAGAAGAYIGLTEAARQVLGTAGPTQVKNAKVGLASGFGMINYDRGLSSGAAILAGATS; translated from the coding sequence ATGTCTGGTTTTCTGCGCAGGCCCTATGATCAGGTTGTCGTGGCCGCGCCCGTCACCATTCCCTATGCGCGCTATTCCATCAAAAGCGCCCATTGGTGGATCGGACGCGCGCTGAAGGCTTTGACCGAGGCGGCGGGCATCACCCCCCGCGACATCGACGGCTTCTGCGTGTCGAGCTTCACCCTGGGGATGGATACGGGCATTGGCCTCACCCAGCATTTCGGCCTGTGCGTGCGCTGGCTCGATCACATTCCGCTCGGCGGCGCCAGCGCCATCGCGGCTCTGCGTCGCGCCGCCCGTGCCGTCGAAGCGCATGACGCCGATATCATCGCCTGCGTTGCCGGCGACACTAATCACGTCGATTCCTTCCGCCGCACGCTGGAGAATTTCTCGCGCTTCTCGTCGGATGCGGTCTATCCCCATGGCGCCGGTGGCGCGAACGGCAGTTTCGCACTGATCGCCCGCAATTACATGCGCACTTATGGCGTTGAGCGCGAGGATCTGGGCCGGATCGCCGTGTCGCAGCGGGCGAATGCTCTGCGCAATCCGCATGCGCTGATGAAGGCGCCTCTGACGTTGGATCAATATATGGCGGCGCGTCCGATCGCCGATCCGATCCATCTGTTTGATTGCGTCATGCCCTGCGCCGGCGCGGAGGCCTTTCTGGTCATGCGCGAGGAGACGGCCAAGGCGCTTGGCATCACCGGGGCGAAATTGCTCGGCACCATCGAGCGTCACAACGCCTTCGGCAATGATCCCATGCAGGTGCGCGGCGGCTGGGCGATGGATATCGATGAACTCTACGCGATGGCGGGCGTGAAGCCGCAGGATCTCGATTTCGTTCAGACCTATGACGATTATCCGGTGATCTCGATGATGCAGTTCGAGGATCTCGGTTTCTGTAAGAAGGGCGAAGGCGCCGCATTCGTGCGTCAGCACGATCTGACGATCGATGGCGATTTCCCTCATAACACCAGCGGTGGCCAGCTCTCGGCCGGGCAGGCCGGTGCGGCCGGGGCCTATATTGGCCTCACCGAGGCCGCGCGTCAGGTGCTGGGAACCGCTGGGCCAACCCAGGTCAAGAACGCCAAGGTAGGTCTCGCGTCCGGCTTCGGCATGATCAATTATGATCGCGGTCTGTCCTCGGGCGCAGCGATCCTGGCGGGAGCCACGTCATGA
- a CDS encoding branched-chain amino acid ABC transporter ATP-binding protein/permease, with product MRRSQILLIGALAILCLAAAPLVLGSFSVTLLNYIGIYSLVAIGLALLTGVGGIVSFGQAAFVGISAYATAWLSATNGYSPWLGLILGVALTCSIAAFLGVVTLRLKGHFLSLSTIAWGLAIAYMFGNIDGLGNYNGIASVPPISIGSIELIRSTQIYYLIWAIVVIAVIVSYNMLNSRVGRAMRTLRGGDTLVESLGVNAFWIKLASFIIAAFLAAMSGWLYAHMSRFVSPTPFEAGMSIEYLMMAMIGGAGSVIGGIVGAAIVTILKNSIQDYLPLIAKGASGQLEIVAFSALFILFLQRARQGIVPFVSKFLPEPIREAPPPAPPLPRRTQPPPGETILKVDSAVRRFGGLVAVNEVSFEVRSGEILGLIGPNGAGKSTMFNLITGASKLSGGEIAFQGTSVANKRQYQIAKAGIARTFQHVKLRPRMTLIDNVLLGTYPRTKTGFLRGALRLNKEEEASAYQEALAQLKRVGLGDKPFELAGNLPLGSQRVLEIARALAADPVLLVLDEPAAGLRRQEKLQLAALLKSLRSDHLTILLVEHDMDFVMGLVDRIVVMDFGSKLCEGEPKDIRSDARVQEAYLGAVA from the coding sequence ATGAGGCGCTCTCAGATTCTCCTCATCGGCGCGCTCGCCATCCTTTGCCTTGCCGCCGCGCCGCTGGTTCTCGGCTCATTCTCCGTGACCTTGCTGAACTATATCGGGATCTATTCGCTCGTCGCGATCGGCCTGGCGCTTCTCACGGGCGTCGGCGGTATCGTTTCCTTCGGTCAGGCTGCCTTTGTCGGCATCTCCGCCTATGCGACGGCTTGGCTATCGGCCACGAACGGCTATTCGCCCTGGCTCGGCCTGATCCTTGGCGTTGCGCTGACGTGCAGCATCGCGGCCTTTCTGGGCGTCGTCACCCTGCGGCTCAAAGGACATTTTCTGTCGCTGAGCACCATCGCCTGGGGCCTGGCGATCGCCTATATGTTTGGCAACATCGATGGGCTCGGCAACTACAACGGCATTGCCTCGGTTCCGCCGATTTCGATCGGCAGCATCGAACTGATCCGAAGCACGCAGATCTATTATCTGATCTGGGCCATTGTCGTCATCGCCGTCATTGTCTCCTACAACATGCTCAACTCGCGCGTCGGGCGTGCCATGCGCACGTTGCGCGGCGGCGATACGCTGGTTGAGAGCCTGGGCGTCAACGCCTTCTGGATCAAGCTTGCCAGTTTCATCATCGCGGCCTTTCTGGCGGCCATGTCCGGCTGGCTCTATGCGCATATGAGCCGCTTCGTCAGCCCGACGCCGTTTGAAGCGGGGATGAGCATCGAGTATCTGATGATGGCGATGATCGGCGGCGCCGGCAGCGTGATCGGCGGCATCGTCGGCGCGGCCATCGTCACCATCCTCAAGAACAGCATCCAGGACTATCTGCCCTTGATCGCCAAGGGTGCGTCCGGCCAGCTGGAAATCGTCGCCTTCTCGGCCCTGTTCATCCTGTTCCTGCAACGGGCCCGGCAAGGCATCGTGCCTTTCGTCAGCAAGTTCTTGCCCGAACCCATCCGCGAAGCGCCACCACCCGCACCACCCCTGCCGCGCCGGACGCAGCCGCCGCCGGGAGAGACCATTCTCAAAGTGGATTCAGCCGTGCGTCGGTTCGGTGGCCTGGTGGCCGTGAACGAAGTCAGTTTCGAAGTCCGCTCCGGCGAGATTCTCGGCCTGATCGGACCCAACGGCGCCGGCAAGAGCACCATGTTCAACCTCATCACCGGGGCATCGAAGCTGAGCGGCGGCGAGATTGCCTTCCAGGGCACATCGGTCGCCAACAAGCGGCAATATCAGATCGCCAAGGCCGGCATCGCCCGCACCTTCCAGCATGTGAAGCTGCGGCCGCGCATGACCTTGATCGATAATGTCCTGCTTGGCACCTATCCGCGCACCAAGACCGGCTTCCTGCGCGGCGCATTGCGGCTGAACAAGGAAGAGGAAGCGAGTGCGTATCAGGAAGCGCTCGCGCAGCTGAAGCGCGTCGGCCTCGGCGACAAGCCGTTTGAACTAGCCGGCAATCTGCCACTTGGTAGCCAACGTGTACTGGAAATCGCTCGCGCCTTGGCCGCCGATCCGGTTCTGCTGGTGCTCGACGAACCGGCAGCCGGCCTGCGACGGCAGGAGAAACTCCAGCTCGCGGCGCTCCTCAAATCGCTACGCTCCGACCATCTGACCATTCTCCTGGTCGAGCACGATATGGATTTCGTCATGGGGCTGGTCGACCGTATCGTCGTGATGGATTTCGGCTCCAAGCTTTGCGAAGGCGAGCCCAAAGACATCCGCAGCGACGCGCGCGTTCAGGAAGCTTATCTCGGGGCTGTCGCATAA
- a CDS encoding aromatic ring-hydroxylating dioxygenase subunit alpha, translated as MDKYRNNIDAVRALVRDAEVHRDVYVDPAIFELEMEHLFRNTWVYVGHDSQVPNAGDYFGTSIGNQPVLMVRHSDDKVYVLHNRCPHKGTRITTETCGNTGKMFRCPYHAWSFRTDGSLLGVPLRKGYEHAGFDTSQAKQGLSPVKHVHNYRGFVFAKLNDQGPGFEEFFGGSLSSIDNMVDRSPVGRLEVAGGVLRYMHNCNWKMLVENQTDTCHPMVAHESSAGTTIEVWKNAPPGTPKPMAVEIYAPFMSPYEFYEGMGIRVWPNGHGHTGVTKSIHSDYSGVPGYSEMMAQAYGEERAHAILNENRHNTIYYPNMMMKGPIQLLRLFKPLAADKTLVESWTFRLVGAPDLLLQRTVMYNRLINAPTSIVGHDDLEMYERAQEGLHVDGNQWVNLQRLYEPGENQGAEAVTNGTSEWQMRNQFQAWNKFMTMSM; from the coding sequence ATGGACAAATATCGAAACAATATCGATGCCGTCCGCGCGCTGGTCCGTGACGCCGAAGTGCATCGCGATGTTTACGTCGATCCCGCTATCTTCGAACTCGAAATGGAGCATCTGTTCCGCAACACCTGGGTCTATGTCGGTCACGACAGCCAGGTGCCGAATGCCGGCGACTATTTCGGCACCAGCATCGGCAACCAGCCGGTGCTGATGGTGCGGCACAGCGACGACAAGGTCTATGTGCTGCACAACCGCTGCCCGCATAAGGGCACCAGGATCACCACGGAAACCTGCGGCAACACCGGCAAAATGTTCCGTTGTCCCTATCATGCCTGGAGCTTCCGCACCGACGGATCGCTGCTCGGCGTCCCTCTGCGCAAGGGCTATGAACATGCCGGGTTCGATACCAGCCAAGCCAAGCAGGGCCTGAGCCCGGTCAAGCATGTGCATAATTACCGTGGCTTCGTCTTCGCCAAGCTCAACGATCAAGGGCCTGGTTTCGAGGAATTTTTCGGCGGCAGCTTGTCGAGCATCGACAATATGGTCGATCGTTCGCCGGTTGGCCGGCTTGAAGTGGCCGGCGGCGTTCTGCGCTATATGCACAATTGCAATTGGAAAATGTTGGTCGAGAACCAGACCGACACCTGCCATCCCATGGTGGCGCATGAATCCTCGGCCGGCACGACGATCGAAGTGTGGAAAAACGCGCCGCCTGGCACGCCCAAGCCGATGGCGGTCGAGATCTATGCGCCCTTCATGTCGCCTTATGAATTCTATGAAGGCATGGGCATTCGGGTCTGGCCCAATGGCCATGGCCATACGGGTGTGACCAAGTCGATCCATTCCGACTATTCGGGCGTGCCCGGTTATAGCGAGATGATGGCGCAGGCCTATGGCGAGGAGCGCGCCCACGCGATCCTCAACGAGAACCGCCATAACACCATCTATTATCCGAACATGATGATGAAGGGGCCGATCCAACTGCTGCGGCTCTTCAAACCTTTGGCAGCCGACAAGACCTTGGTCGAATCCTGGACGTTCCGGCTTGTCGGCGCGCCCGATCTCCTGCTTCAGCGCACGGTGATGTACAATCGGCTGATCAATGCACCGACGTCGATCGTCGGGCATGACGATTTGGAAATGTACGAACGCGCCCAGGAAGGCCTGCATGTCGATGGCAATCAATGGGTCAATCTGCAGCGCCTTTATGAACCCGGCGAGAACCAGGGTGCCGAGGCCGTCACGAACGGCACCAGCGAATGGCAGATGCGCAACCAGTTCCAGGCCTGGAATAAGTTCATGACGATGTCGATGTGA
- a CDS encoding ABC transporter substrate-binding protein — translation MRALKLLLSLSTALALATSASAEIRIGFVTSLSGAGSSIGIPYGRGATAAYEYRSEVGGEKIKLIQLDDGSDPSSATRNARKLVEEEKVDLLIGTATAPSTIAMAAVAAELKTPMIAVSPINLTASGEQWAIAVPQPATLLVKVVADRMVRDGVKNVGFIGFSDAWGDLVYTGAKAAEQAGLIKVLTNERYARADTSVTGQILKVLAARPDGVLNGGSGTQGALPLLSLSERGYKGKNYGTVALINPDFVRVGGKAAEGIQVSAGPVIVAEQLPDSHYAKKISMDFRAAYQKAIGAPTTDVFSAYAFDGWLIFLGAAERALKVAKPGTPEFRTALKDEIFKTKELAGTHAVYNFKPGETYGVDDRALVIVKLENGTWKYAP, via the coding sequence ATGCGCGCGTTGAAACTTCTGCTTTCCTTGTCAACGGCATTGGCATTGGCAACCTCGGCATCCGCTGAGATCCGCATCGGATTTGTAACATCGCTCAGCGGCGCCGGCTCCTCCATCGGCATTCCCTATGGCCGTGGCGCCACGGCTGCTTATGAATATCGCAGCGAAGTCGGCGGCGAGAAGATCAAGCTCATCCAACTCGATGATGGTTCCGATCCTTCATCGGCAACGCGTAACGCCCGCAAACTGGTCGAGGAAGAAAAAGTCGACCTTCTGATCGGCACGGCGACGGCGCCATCGACCATCGCCATGGCCGCGGTTGCCGCCGAACTCAAAACGCCGATGATCGCTGTTTCGCCAATCAACCTCACTGCCAGCGGCGAGCAATGGGCTATCGCGGTCCCTCAGCCGGCCACCTTGCTTGTCAAAGTCGTCGCCGATCGCATGGTCCGTGACGGTGTCAAGAATGTCGGCTTCATCGGCTTTTCCGACGCGTGGGGCGACCTCGTCTATACTGGCGCGAAGGCCGCCGAACAGGCCGGCCTGATCAAGGTGCTGACCAACGAACGCTATGCGCGCGCCGACACCTCCGTGACCGGCCAGATCCTCAAGGTTCTCGCCGCGCGCCCCGATGGCGTACTCAATGGCGGCTCCGGCACCCAGGGCGCTCTGCCGCTGCTATCGCTCTCCGAGCGCGGCTACAAGGGCAAGAACTACGGCACCGTCGCGCTGATCAATCCTGACTTCGTGCGTGTCGGCGGCAAAGCAGCTGAAGGCATTCAGGTGTCGGCTGGTCCTGTGATCGTTGCCGAGCAATTGCCGGACAGCCATTACGCCAAGAAGATCTCGATGGATTTCCGGGCCGCCTATCAGAAAGCCATCGGCGCACCGACAACCGACGTCTTCTCGGCTTATGCCTTCGACGGCTGGCTGATCTTCCTGGGTGCGGCCGAGCGCGCGCTCAAGGTCGCCAAGCCTGGCACGCCGGAATTCCGCACAGCTTTGAAGGATGAAATCTTCAAGACCAAGGAACTGGCGGGCACCCATGCCGTGTACAATTTCAAGCCGGGCGAAACCTATGGCGTCGATGATCGAGCGCTGGTGATCGTCAAGCTCGAAAACGGCACCTGGAAATATGCGCCTTAA
- a CDS encoding aromatic-ring-hydroxylating dioxygenase subunit beta, whose product MAVPSNQDLIDFVVREARLIDQHRFEEWLDLFAEDGIYWMPLEWGQTDPRLTTSLMYEDKLLLKIRVERLKGARTFSQKPKSRCHHVLQVPQVDQRDDAAGSYVLWTPMHYVETRLDEQKLYAAWATHTLAWVDGTLRIKMKRVDIVNCDAAFGNIQLFM is encoded by the coding sequence ATGGCAGTTCCTTCCAATCAGGACCTCATAGACTTTGTCGTGCGCGAAGCCCGGCTGATCGACCAGCATCGATTTGAGGAATGGCTCGATCTCTTCGCTGAAGACGGCATTTACTGGATGCCGCTGGAATGGGGCCAGACAGATCCGCGGCTGACTACATCCTTGATGTATGAAGACAAGCTATTGCTCAAAATTCGCGTCGAACGGCTGAAAGGCGCCCGCACCTTCAGCCAGAAACCGAAGAGCCGTTGCCATCACGTGCTGCAGGTGCCGCAGGTCGATCAGCGCGACGATGCGGCGGGCAGTTATGTCTTGTGGACGCCGATGCATTATGTCGAGACGCGCCTCGACGAGCAGAAACTCTATGCCGCCTGGGCAACGCACACACTGGCGTGGGTCGATGGCACCCTGCGCATCAAGATGAAGCGCGTTGATATCGTCAATTGCGACGCCGCTTTCGGCAATATTCAATTGTTCATGTGA
- a CDS encoding SDR family NAD(P)-dependent oxidoreductase, with translation MTEPLIRPRRKNPLLRSRLPTLPPQGRSRTSHELTRAAAEGRFALQCCAACGNFTYPARDACPVCLSDDLVFKDAPRRGVILSETTLHIPADVYFRERAPWRIGLVKLEAGPTMVAHLHGDCKEGDTVRMSLQIDKAGQPVAFAQPQTETPHMSDDKQWREMTADPKFRRALVTNGRTVIGQEVVRALKEAGASIVFVGIADAWKPFPGEAALRAMEGVTIVPLNAADEKSTFDLAADIGSKIDILVNTAEHIRGGGLLDRHGTSTSVDEIEQSYLTFLHLAQAFGPVMRMRGADGVVNSAAAWVNILSVYAFANWPKFGQYSAVQAACLSLSQCLRAELRPGGVRVMNVFTGPLDTEWFQTVPPPKLAPRVLATGLIRGLKNGLEDVFVGDVAEEIRQRFAANPKALERELGE, from the coding sequence ATGACCGAGCCCCTCATCCGCCCCCGCCGCAAAAATCCGCTTCTCCGCTCCCGCTTGCCGACCCTGCCGCCGCAAGGGCGCAGCCGCACCTCCCATGAGCTGACGAGGGCCGCGGCCGAAGGACGCTTCGCTCTGCAATGCTGCGCCGCTTGCGGCAACTTCACCTATCCGGCGCGCGATGCCTGCCCGGTGTGCCTGTCGGATGATCTGGTCTTTAAGGATGCGCCGCGCCGTGGCGTCATCCTGTCGGAAACCACGCTGCACATTCCAGCCGACGTCTATTTCCGCGAACGCGCCCCCTGGCGTATCGGTCTCGTCAAACTCGAGGCCGGCCCGACGATGGTCGCGCACCTGCATGGCGACTGCAAGGAAGGCGACACGGTGCGCATGAGCCTGCAGATCGATAAGGCCGGCCAGCCGGTCGCTTTCGCCCAACCTCAGACAGAGACGCCGCACATGAGCGATGACAAGCAATGGCGGGAAATGACCGCCGATCCGAAATTCCGGCGCGCGCTCGTCACCAATGGCCGCACGGTCATCGGCCAGGAGGTCGTCCGCGCGCTGAAGGAAGCCGGTGCTTCCATCGTCTTCGTCGGTATCGCCGATGCCTGGAAGCCCTTTCCGGGCGAAGCGGCGCTACGCGCCATGGAGGGCGTCACCATCGTGCCGCTCAACGCGGCCGATGAAAAATCGACCTTTGATCTTGCGGCGGACATCGGCAGCAAGATCGATATCCTCGTCAACACCGCCGAACATATCCGTGGCGGCGGACTACTCGATCGTCATGGCACCAGCACATCGGTCGATGAGATTGAACAGAGCTATCTGACCTTCCTGCATCTGGCGCAGGCCTTTGGTCCGGTGATGCGGATGCGCGGCGCCGATGGCGTCGTCAACAGCGCCGCTGCCTGGGTCAATATTCTCTCGGTCTATGCCTTCGCCAACTGGCCGAAGTTCGGCCAATATTCCGCTGTGCAAGCGGCCTGCTTGTCATTGTCGCAATGTTTGCGTGCCGAGCTGCGGCCAGGCGGCGTGCGGGTGATGAATGTGTTCACCGGGCCGCTCGACACTGAATGGTTCCAGACCGTGCCACCGCCGAAACTGGCGCCGCGTGTTCTCGCCACCGGGCTTATCCGGGGGCTGAAGAACGGTCTCGAAGATGTTTTCGTTGGCGATGTCGCCGAAGAAATCCGCCAGCGTTTCGCCGCCAATCCGAAAGCGCTTGAGCGCGAACTCGGCGAATAA
- a CDS encoding cyclase family protein — protein sequence MDKSPLQDFALAIASGKVRIVDLTFTLSPDFPVIVLPPEVGQAMPMRIQRISRYDDAGPGWYWNNITLCEHTGTHFDAPIHWHTGKDLPNNAVDTLPVQDMIAPACVIDCSAEAAKDADFLLTVPIVEAWEAKHGRIPERHWVLLRTDWSKRNFRDYANLKDDGAHTPGPNAEVMRWLVHERGVIGFGTETIGTDWGQAFHLDPPLPAHHYLHGAGRYGLQCLCNLDQLPPTGAMIVSAPLKIENGSGSPLRVLALVTN from the coding sequence ATGGATAAATCGCCGCTTCAGGATTTCGCTTTGGCGATTGCATCCGGCAAGGTCAGGATTGTCGATCTGACATTCACCTTGAGCCCCGACTTCCCCGTTATCGTTCTGCCGCCGGAAGTGGGTCAGGCGATGCCGATGCGCATTCAGCGCATCTCGCGCTATGACGATGCCGGGCCCGGCTGGTATTGGAACAACATCACGCTGTGTGAACATACCGGCACCCATTTCGACGCGCCGATTCACTGGCACACCGGCAAAGACCTGCCGAACAATGCGGTCGACACGCTGCCGGTTCAGGACATGATCGCGCCGGCCTGCGTCATCGATTGTTCGGCGGAGGCCGCGAAAGACGCGGATTTTCTGCTGACTGTTCCCATCGTCGAAGCTTGGGAGGCCAAGCACGGCCGCATTCCCGAACGTCATTGGGTGCTGCTGCGCACCGATTGGTCGAAGCGGAATTTCCGCGACTACGCCAATTTGAAGGATGACGGCGCCCACACCCCGGGGCCAAATGCCGAAGTCATGCGTTGGCTCGTCCATGAACGTGGTGTCATCGGCTTTGGGACTGAGACCATCGGTACCGACTGGGGCCAAGCCTTCCATCTCGATCCACCTCTGCCGGCGCATCATTACCTGCATGGCGCTGGCCGCTACGGCCTGCAATGCCTGTGCAATCTCGACCAGCTGCCGCCGACAGGCGCGATGATCGTATCGGCGCCGCTGAAGATCGAGAACGGCTCCGGCAGCCCGCTGCGCGTGCTGGCGCTGGTCACGAACTAG